The nucleotide sequence CTCTTCTACTTCCTCACCCTCACTCACAACCTCCTCTACCTTCTCAACTACCTCATATATCCTGCTCTCAACTAGATCGGCTCCACTAATATAGTTAAAGCAATGGTCGACACAAGATAAGaaagactctatgaaatagaccgaatgacaaggactactaaGGTCATCGGAACCACTAGGATGTTCTatggagcgtgctatctcgaaagtAACTCTCTCCTCACCCACTTGAAGTGTGATTTTCCCGTCAAAGACATCAATGATAgccttggcggtacacaagaaCGGGCGTCCTAGAATGATAGGAACCTTCTCATCAgcttccatatcaagaacgacAAAGTCTACGGGAAAGACAAATttatccactttgactagaaGGTTTTCAATTATGCCACTTGGATACTTCACCGACCTATCGGCTAGAGACAAAGACATGCATGTAGGGGATAACTCTCCTAGACCTAACTTCTCATACTTGGAATATGGCATCAGGTTTATACTCGCTCCTAGatcggctagggccctacactcggtatcactcccaaacaagcacggGATGGTGAAAAGGCCCAGATCCATCAACTTTTCCGGGACCTTGTTCAAGACTACGGCTGAGCATCCTCTACTAAGGGggatgttagaaacctctcctaacctatccttaCGTTTTAGAAGATCTTTTAAAATTTTTGCATATTTCGGCATTGATTGAAGGGCTTCTATGAAAAGAAGGTTGATCCTAAGTTGCTTAAAAATCTCTAAGAATTTCCCGTACTCTTTGGAATATGTTTGGTTTTTAAGACGTGAAGGGAATGGAGCACGGGAAATATCAACATTAGGTGATGGAACAACTTGAATGGGTCTCTTTTCTACACTCTTCTCACTTAAAGTAcccccggtgtgtgcggtacttgctgggatgAACCTAGATTGCACTTTACCGGGCGCCTCCATTTCAATCTCTTCATCTACGGGCTCCTCATCTTCTATCTCAACACTCTCgggtctcactacctctcctaaGGTCCTACCACTACGGGTCGAAATTACCTTCAAAGTGCCGGAAGGGTTGGGCTTTGTGTTGCCCGAGAATTGACCTggaggtcgttcttgcaactggcgtgcaatatccccaacttgcctttgaaggtcTAAGAAATTCGAATGATTATTCTTTAAGAAAGTGGCGTGTTCCTCTAAGGTACGTTGGGTAGCTTGATCCTTAACCACTAGCTGGGTAAGAAGTTCAtctatcctagacaaactaccaTTTGACCCCTCATTCCtaggttgaacctcttggtttgacccctcacctctgaactgcccacctgaacctgaactagcaaattgacctgtttgacccgacccccaCTAGAATAGAAACCTGGCCCCCTGCTTTGATATTGACCTGATGGAAAACCAGGGGTTACCTGAAGAGCCATAATTGTTAGCACGCTAATTAGAGTTACTATTAttgaacgggttagttggacCTCTATTTTGACCTGCTATATACTCGACTTGTTCTAGGGTAAGGGTTGGGCAATCTACGGTGTCATGACCACCTCTACAAACTTCGCACCTATCGaccttcttcttaatttctagcaactctttggtgatatagtcaagTTGAGATACTACCTTTGAGTCTGAAACAACTTGGTTTACTCCCCGAGAAGATGAGGAAGTAatcacaggattggaattcctACTAGTAGCCctatgatctatatcagcatgagcgaagctctcaaagagatcattgcagtcagccacagttttctttcccattaggtggcctcctgcAGATGTGTCGAATCGGGTcttgcactcaggggtaagaACATTGTAAAATTTTTCTACTAATGCCCAATCCGACAGCCCATGTTGGGAACAACGTGAGAGTAAagtttgaaacctctcccatgctaagtgatatggttcgtcaggctccattctgaaggaatggatctgatctcgaaggcgagaggccttcgcaggtgggaaatacttagcaaggaaggcatcCCTAAGTCCAGCCCAAGTAGTGTAAGTGCCTGTTGGCTGCGAATCGAGCCATgtggctgcgcggccagcaagcgaaaaggagaagacttggagataACAGGCATCAAGATTAACACCTTCGATGCCGAAGGTGCTACACAGACGGGTGAGACGGTTGATATGTGCTGGCGCATCCTCATCATCACGACCATGGaactgacaagagttgttaatggcagtcatgatgtatgaaggaatttgccaggacttatcattggtgatttcaggaagggtgatgggtgagtttgcggAAAACCTGCAGTGGAGCACTGGTGGACAGTTTGGTTAtcggccatttggtgaactggtggtggactagggtgacgGGAAGGTGGTGGGGAATTGCGGGGTGATGACTTCGGGGTGAAGTCGTAGTTCGGTGGTTTAGATTGAAGTGTAGAGTCAGAAGgggctgaagatgaagttgaAGATTTTCGAACCTGAAAATTTGGTGTGGAGAAGGAAGACTTGTAAATTGGCGGCTTCACGGGTCCCTGCGAAcgcgtgtggggcatgaactgcaaaaccaagaaCAAACAAGTAAGACAACTCCAACAAAAGACTCGAAAAATACGAAAAAGACACTAAAATTACTTGGACTCCTAGGACTCACAAACACACATAAAGCACGTAACgatatcagttgaaatccaaacGAAGCAGTTAATgcaattgccaagagtccccggcaacggcgccaaaaacttgatgtggaaaaagtagttcaactaattaaactaaaataacccaATTTAGACTCAAGTAATAATAATCTAGACTATCTAACtcgactaaactactcaccggcaagtgaaccggtcgactctagcaaagaaaagtaagtccggatgtcgaacccacaaggactctaattaATTACGTTAACAACTCtatttagactagacactgacacgacttactaattattgtgttttaagggggggggggggttactaaATTCCTAAAATTGAAtttaaaatgaaattaaactaagacacgaacgaagacTAAGGTTTAATTTAGATGAGATTAacgactacctagacttgaatccagtttaactggGAATGGACTTTTAACGgtattattgttgtatggagccgggatcgtaaaatactaaaccttaaggtatttccaTGCTAAGatttcccgacccttctcaggaagaaacctaggaaaccctacaaggctgttgtgAATACCGACtgttagacttcctctcagtcctctaacgactctaaaagtgccctaatacgactatctacctctcagcgcgacaatctaaggcaattctaggttctgacttggtttactagacacaaatgcaattagggaactaaaacgacttctctcaaaatctatcTTAGCTATATATTGCACTGAGACCTAacaactaactcgagcctctcagtgacaagttaagcagaatatttaattctaattgtattttaattactgtttctaaggttATCgaccgatttacccaaagattaCCCGAACCcacaaggatgcaaataatcaacacaaatttattatgtgaaagaaattcaccaaaatctatgtgaaacagtagATAATCAACAATCGAAAGTAAATACGCACATGCACCAAATCAGAAACTCTAGAACACTTTACTTTTCgaaatcaatccataatcaaacaataaaaaccgttaaaagatccaaactttAATCAAACCATCATCTTGTCTAGGTAGTATCTaaggtttagccaagaaacatgttgTCTAAAACAAACAAATCAAGTTTAACACAAGAATTCACTGGAAAAAGATCAAAACACGAAATTAAAGAAAACCGGGAGATTAAacccgaacaatcttcacttCCACGCTCCAAGCTTCAACCGTATGATTCCCGCAAGCTAAATCACTCCGAAAGCCGTGAAATCTGCTCCAAAAGCTCCCCTAGGGTTTCTTGGTTCGTAAGTTCTTTTATGATAATGATTAATATCCACTAAATACCaaaactctaataaaaatatgaataatTTTCGCCAGTTCACCCCGTCGCGCCGCGCGACGGGGAAAAGTCCTTGTACTCGCGCGACGCTAGCATGTGGGATTTCAGATTTTGTTTTACCACTCTTGGCGCTACGCGACTGACTCTCAGGAACCCCGTGGCGCGACACCACGGGGCATATTTTCACAGGCTGTTGCCTTAAAAATCCAGCTCTAACACCCCAAAACTCTTCAAAATAATTCTAACTCTTTGTGACTTGTTTCATGATGTAATGTTTCAGCACTTTAGCTCGTTTCCACTCAATTTTCAGCCAATTAACGTATCAAAACCTAGAAAACCAAACTTTGATCAATAGCACGTAATTCTAAATAAAACTATACGATAAATAACGATAAACTGTACAAAATATACATGAATaaaggatgtattttgcaatacatcaatactggagccgataactgttttgtatcgctagaattcgaaaagctccttaatcgtaagtgcgcccatctcccctcgtcattcgatgttgaagttgccaccggaagaactgtcgctgtcaattctgttcttcgtgattgtactctcgaactcaacaatcacatctttcctatcgaccttattccgatgcagctcggtagttttgacgtcatagtaggcatggatttccTTCGGGAAATTCTTGCTAAAGTTGTTTGTTTCGATCAGATGATTcgcttctcgctcgctaatggtgatttattgtgtgtctaTGGTGAAGTCGCGTCGAAGAAACTCCAACTCGTGACGTGTGTccaggctagcaagtatctccgtaaGGAGTACAGAGCGTTCTTGGcaaacattgtagtagcggaggaggaaaagaaaaggaagacattCGTGAAAGATGTTCCTATTGTTTGCGAATTTCCAAACGTATTTCCTGATGATCTACCTGGTTAACCTCCGAGCCGcgatattgattttcgtattgacctcattcctggagccaaccctgttgctaaatctccttatcgc is from Helianthus annuus cultivar XRQ/B chromosome 9, HanXRQr2.0-SUNRISE, whole genome shotgun sequence and encodes:
- the LOC110875604 gene encoding uncharacterized protein LOC110875604; its protein translation is MEAPGKVQSRFIPASTAHTGGTLSEKSVEKRPIQVVPSPNVDISRAPFPSRLKNQTYSKEYGKFLEIFKQLRINLLFIEALQSMPKYAKILKDLLKRKDRLGEVSNIPLSRGCSAVVLNKVPEKLMDLGLFTIPCLFGSDTECRALADLGASINLMPYSKYEKLGLGELSPTCMSLSLADRSVKYPSGIIENLLVKVDKFVFPVDFVVLDMEADEKVPIILGRPFLCTAKAIIDVFDGKITLQVGEERVTFEIARSIEHPSGSDDLSSPCHSVYFIESFLSCVDHCFNYISGADLVESRIYEVVEKVEEVVSEGEEVEETSGSPKC